The Silvibacterium dinghuense region GCCGCGCAGCACGCGGCAGAACAGAAGCAGATGGGCACCACAGCCGCCACGCCGACGATCGCGCCGGCCTCGGACGCACTCGAAGACCGGCGCAAGGCGCTCAACGCGCTCTTCGATCAGATCTGGCAGGACCGCCTCAAGCACGAACCTGAATTCGCTTCGACCATCGGCGACAAGCGCTACAACGACCAGCTCACGGACTATTCCGTCGATGCGTATAACGAGGAGCTGGCACGCGGACGCGACTATATTGTGCAGCTCGGCTCCATCGACACCACCGGCATGAGCGACCAGGAGATTCTCAGCCGCGATCTGCTGGTGCGCCAGCTTGTCGATCAGCAGGAAGCCGCCGAATTCAAGCCCTGGGAGATGCCGGTGAACCAGTTCAGCGGCCTGCACAGCGAGTTGCCGCAACTTGTTTCCCGGCTCAGCTTCCAGTCGATCAAGGACTACGACGATTACATCGCGCGCCTCAAGAAGATTCCCACCGCCTTCGAGCAGATCAGCGCGAACATGAGCACCGGCATCGAAGATGGCCGCGTGCCGCCGAAGTATCTGCTCGAAAAGGTGCTGGTACAGGTGAACGCCATCGCCACGGCGAAGCCTGCCGATACGCCTTTCGCACAGCCATTGCAGAAGTTCCCGGCATCGATCCCGGCGGCCGATCAGGAGCGCATCAAGGGCGAGGTGCTCACCGCGATCGAGAAGCAGGTCATTCCGGCCTACCAGCAGTTCGGGCGCTTTCTTAAGGCGACGTACATCCCTGCCGGACGCACCGACCCCGGCGTGTGGTCTCTGCCCGACGGCGATAAGTACTACGCCTTCCGCGTGCATGAATCGACGACCACCGACCTCACGCCACAGCAGATTCACCAGATCGGCCTCGACGAAGTGAAGCGCGACGAGGCGGAGATGCTGGTGATTGCGCAGAAGCTCGGCTTCAAATCCATCGCCGATCTACGCGCTTCGATTGCCGCGAATCCGAAGCTGCATCCGACGACCAAGGAGCAGTATCTCGACGCCTATCGCACCGATATCGACCAGATGAAGACCAAGCTGCCCGACCTTTTCGGACGCCTGCCCAAGGCGCCGCTCGCGGTCGAAGCCGTTCCGGCGTTCATCGAAAAAGACCAGGCCCCGGCCTACTATGAGCGCGGCACACCCGACGGCAGCCGCCCCGGCACGGTATATGTCAATACTTACGATGTGCAGCATCGCTCGCTGGCTAACGTCGAGTCGATCGCCTACCACGAGGGCCTGCCCGGCCATCACCTGCAAATCTCCATCGCGCAGGAGCTGACCGGCCTGCCCGAGTTCCGCAAGTATCTCGGCTACACGGCGTATACCGAGGGCTGGGGGCTTTATGCCGAGCGCCTCGGCAAGGACGTCGGCTTCTATCAGGACCCCTACTCCGACTACGGACGCCTTGAGACCGATGTCTTCCGCGCCGTCCGCCTGGTGGTCGATACCGGCGTGCACTCCGAGCACTGGTCGCGCGAGCAGATGGTGCAGTACTTCAAGGACCACTCCGGTCTCGACGACGCCACGGTGCAATCCGAGGTCGACCGCTATATCGCATGGCCCGCGCAGGCGCTCGGCTACAAGATCGGTCAGCTGAAACTGCTCGAGCTGCGCGCCGACGCGGAGAAGACGATCGGCCCCAAGTTCGACCTCAAGGCCTTTCATGACGAGGTGCTGGATTCCGGCGCGCTGCCGCTCGACGTGCTCGAACAGCGGGTGAAGGCGTGGGCTGCGCAGCAGGCTGTTACCGCCAAATAGCAGCCGGCTCCCACACGGTAGCCCACTCAAGCTTCCGCTGCTTCCGCATCCCTTCAGTACCAAGACACAAAGACCGCCAAGCTGCGCAAAGGGGCTTTGTGCCTTCCCGCCCAAGCAGAGCTTGGACGGGGCACCCATTCCGATTCCCCTGCGAAGATTCCGGATCGCGACCGAAGGGAGCGGAGGCCGAAGGCGATCCGCCCTGCGCGGAGCAGTGCGTTAGTCTGGATGCACCATGAACTCCGCAGTGAATCCTGATCTTTCTTCCTTGCGTGTCGCCGTGCTCGGCGCCGGTAAGATGGGCGGCATCCTGCTGCAGGCATTTCTGAAGCAGCAGATCCTTACGCCAGAGCAGCTGCTGGCCACCGTCGCCCACCCCGAGCGCGCCTCCGTGCTCTCCGCACAATGGGGCGTCGAAGTTTCGACCGACAACCTCGCCGTTGCGAAACAGGCCGACATCATCCTGCTGGGCGTGAAGCCCCTGCAAATGCCCGACCTGATCGCGAAGATTCGCCCGGCACTTACGCCGGAGAAGTTGCTGATCTCCTTTGCCGCGTCGGTAACGACGGGCGCGATCGAGGAAGCCGCGGGCGTCGATGTGCCCGTCATCCGCGCGATGCCGAACACCCCATCGCTGCTGGGCGCGGGCATCTCGGCACTGTGCCGCGGACGCTTCGTCAGCCATGCGCAG contains the following coding sequences:
- a CDS encoding DUF885 domain-containing protein — protein: MNRLLPAALLALAMPVSAQSFPKSVQQQAAQHAAEQKQMGTTAATPTIAPASDALEDRRKALNALFDQIWQDRLKHEPEFASTIGDKRYNDQLTDYSVDAYNEELARGRDYIVQLGSIDTTGMSDQEILSRDLLVRQLVDQQEAAEFKPWEMPVNQFSGLHSELPQLVSRLSFQSIKDYDDYIARLKKIPTAFEQISANMSTGIEDGRVPPKYLLEKVLVQVNAIATAKPADTPFAQPLQKFPASIPAADQERIKGEVLTAIEKQVIPAYQQFGRFLKATYIPAGRTDPGVWSLPDGDKYYAFRVHESTTTDLTPQQIHQIGLDEVKRDEAEMLVIAQKLGFKSIADLRASIAANPKLHPTTKEQYLDAYRTDIDQMKTKLPDLFGRLPKAPLAVEAVPAFIEKDQAPAYYERGTPDGSRPGTVYVNTYDVQHRSLANVESIAYHEGLPGHHLQISIAQELTGLPEFRKYLGYTAYTEGWGLYAERLGKDVGFYQDPYSDYGRLETDVFRAVRLVVDTGVHSEHWSREQMVQYFKDHSGLDDATVQSEVDRYIAWPAQALGYKIGQLKLLELRADAEKTIGPKFDLKAFHDEVLDSGALPLDVLEQRVKAWAAQQAVTAK
- the proC gene encoding pyrroline-5-carboxylate reductase translates to MNSAVNPDLSSLRVAVLGAGKMGGILLQAFLKQQILTPEQLLATVAHPERASVLSAQWGVEVSTDNLAVAKQADIILLGVKPLQMPDLIAKIRPALTPEKLLISFAASVTTGAIEEAAGVDVPVIRAMPNTPSLLGAGISALCRGRFVSHAQMALAERIFETVGRTVVVDEKHMDAVTGLSACGPAYIYIILESLAEAGVKVGLPRDIATLLAAQTTFGAAKMVLETGYHPALLKDAVTTPAGCTIDGILELEEGGLRITLIKAVTRAAQRAKELAAG